A stretch of Clostridium sp. BJN0001 DNA encodes these proteins:
- a CDS encoding response regulator transcription factor has translation MSNILAVDDDEAILKIIKKSLSKEGHTVDTVSNPLTISESDYLKYDIILLDIMMPKIDGYSLCKRIRDAVDCSIIFLTAKSMEDDITKGLNIGADDYIIKPFGINELRARVNAHLRREKRTKKNAFSISNVKFFLSSKEVYYNGEMIDFTKSEYKICEILAMNHGQVFSKEKIYESVFGFDGESDVSAIVEHIKNIRSKFKRFNINPIKTVWGIGYKWEEE, from the coding sequence ATGTCAAATATTCTTGCAGTTGATGATGATGAGGCGATACTTAAAATAATAAAAAAATCTCTTTCAAAAGAGGGACATACTGTTGATACAGTATCTAATCCACTAACAATTTCAGAAAGTGATTATCTAAAATATGACATTATACTTCTAGATATAATGATGCCTAAGATTGATGGATATTCATTATGTAAAAGGATAAGAGACGCTGTAGATTGTTCTATAATATTTTTAACAGCTAAGAGTATGGAAGATGATATAACAAAAGGACTTAACATTGGAGCTGATGATTATATAATAAAACCTTTTGGAATTAATGAATTAAGGGCAAGGGTAAATGCGCATTTAAGGAGAGAAAAAAGGACAAAGAAAAATGCGTTTTCAATTTCAAATGTTAAGTTCTTTTTGTCTTCAAAGGAAGTTTATTATAATGGAGAAATGATAGATTTTACAAAAAGTGAATATAAAATATGCGAAATTTTAGCTATGAATCATGGACAGGTTTTTTCAAAAGAAAAGATATATGAAAGTGTGTTTGGATTTGATGGAGAAAGTGATGTTTCTGCTATAGTTGAACATATTAAAAATATAAGAAGTAAATTTAAAAGATTTAACATAAATCCAATAAAAACAGTATGGGGGATAGGATATAAGTGGGAAGAAGAGTAA
- a CDS encoding lantibiotic immunity ABC transporter MutG family permease subunit: MLFRLIKADFYKMKRTKFYMIHILVPLLSAFLLGLYCMLNMKDAMTKILHYSELESVVCPIVIAAVSSFIIENEFEASKFKEMLSLKCGKSMCLLSKILVLLIMFLFSLIIAMATLIISFKTIFKSTINFKLCSTIVLIIFLTNIFMYLFHIFLSIQFGSGISIAVGMGETLLSALMITGLGDVIWKWIPCSWSSRIVSYLGIAENTKTDIQYGSVVCFILTTLCFILLFIWFHFFENVNRQH, encoded by the coding sequence ATGCTTTTTAGACTTATAAAAGCTGATTTTTATAAAATGAAGCGTACAAAATTTTATATGATTCATATTTTAGTGCCGCTATTATCAGCATTTTTACTTGGTTTATACTGTATGCTAAACATGAAAGATGCTATGACAAAAATTTTACACTACTCTGAGCTTGAATCTGTAGTATGTCCTATAGTAATTGCAGCAGTATCATCATTTATAATAGAGAATGAATTTGAAGCATCTAAATTTAAAGAGATGTTATCTTTAAAATGTGGAAAAAGCATGTGTCTTTTAAGTAAGATATTAGTGCTTTTAATAATGTTTCTATTTTCTTTAATAATAGCGATGGCAACGCTTATTATCTCTTTTAAAACAATTTTTAAATCTACGATAAATTTTAAATTATGTAGTACAATTGTGCTTATTATATTTTTAACTAATATATTTATGTACTTGTTTCATATATTTTTGAGCATACAATTTGGAAGTGGAATATCAATAGCTGTAGGGATGGGAGAGACTTTGCTTTCAGCACTTATGATAACAGGACTTGGCGATGTTATATGGAAATGGATACCGTGCTCATGGTCTTCTAGAATTGTTTCTTATTTAGGTATTGCAGAAAATACGAAAACTGATATACAATATGGAAGCGTAGTATGTTTTATTTTAACTACTTTATGTTTTATACTGCTATTTATATGGTTTCATTTTTTTGAAAATGTAAATAGACAGCATTAA
- a CDS encoding lantibiotic immunity ABC transporter MutE/EpiE family permease subunit: MYKYIISENLKTKRTFARKVIFLLPILTAILAFFLMMTYFQVDLFNWWYTALLEQTVCLEGIFLYRIDGKMKNRSIIAMPVDLKKIYIAKILVGVKNICISCLVIFMIGVLSSFIFNIFGLNNFHEISIISMALGSLVMIITTIFQLPVFFFIGKKLGLFISVIIVEAISLFSVFMAPYKTWIFNPFSYVSRALTPIIKILPNGLYAVPSSITYSDEMLEFWIVPFASLVCLILFFIISFLVVNNMKNKEAV; encoded by the coding sequence ATGTACAAGTATATAATTTCAGAAAATTTAAAAACAAAGAGAACTTTTGCAAGAAAAGTTATATTTCTTCTTCCTATATTAACAGCAATTTTAGCATTCTTTTTAATGATGACGTATTTTCAGGTGGACTTATTTAACTGGTGGTATACAGCACTATTAGAGCAGACAGTATGTCTTGAAGGAATTTTTTTGTATAGAATAGATGGAAAAATGAAAAACAGATCAATAATAGCTATGCCTGTTGATTTGAAAAAAATATATATTGCAAAAATTTTAGTTGGAGTAAAGAATATATGTATTTCATGCTTAGTTATATTTATGATTGGAGTTTTATCAAGCTTTATATTTAATATATTTGGACTCAATAATTTTCATGAAATATCTATCATATCAATGGCTCTTGGTAGCTTAGTTATGATTATTACAACAATATTTCAGCTCCCTGTATTCTTTTTTATTGGAAAGAAATTAGGACTTTTCATTTCAGTTATAATTGTAGAGGCAATATCACTCTTTTCGGTATTTATGGCACCATATAAAACATGGATTTTTAATCCGTTTTCATATGTTTCAAGAGCACTTACACCTATAATAAAAATTCTTCCAAACGGTCTTTATGCAGTGCCTTCAAGTATTACATATTCAGATGAGATGCTTGAATTTTGGATTGTTCCATTTGCAAGTCTTGTATGTTTAATTTTATTTTTTATTATTTCCTTTTTAGTAGTTAATAATATGAAAAATAAGGAGGCAGTATAA